In Palaemon carinicauda isolate YSFRI2023 chromosome 18, ASM3689809v2, whole genome shotgun sequence, a genomic segment contains:
- the LOC137657997 gene encoding cuticle protein 7-like: MVILFSDKLIYLQVTLLCLAAVALARPDKPAPAGYGYAPPTPAYAPPQPSYSAPQPSYSAPQPSYEKKEEGMPFDFEYAVRDDYKGLDFDHDSNSDGKVVNGQYRVLLPDGRSQIVTYTADHHNGYQAEVTYEGEAQYPQPQPYNPAPSYSAPAPSYSAPAPTYEQPKPSYGVPH, from the exons ACAAACTAATTTATCTCCAGGTAACTCTGCTGTGTTTGGCGGCCGTGGCTTTGGCCCGCCCTGACAAGCCTGCCCCAGCTGGGTATGGGTATGCCCCACCAACACCAGCATACGCCCCACCTCAGCCATCCTACTCAGCCCCTCAACCATCCTATTCAGCCCCTCAACCATCCTACGAGAAAAAAGAG GAGGGTATGCCCTTTGACTTCGAGTACGCCGTCAGGGATGACTACAAGGGTCTCGACTTCGACCACGACTCCAACTCTGACGGCAAGGTCGTCAACGGTCAGTACCGCGTCCTCCTCCCCGACGGTCGCTCTCAGATCGTCACTTACACCGCCGATCACCACAACGGATAccaggctgaggtcacttacgagggcgAGGCCCAGTACCCACAACCCCAGCCCTACAACCCAGCCCCTTCATACTCAGCCCCTGCTCCCTCATACTCAGCCCCAGCCCCAACTTATGAACAACCCAAGCCCTCATACGGTGTTCCACACTGA